The following are from one region of the uncultured Hyphomonas sp. genome:
- the queC gene encoding 7-cyano-7-deazaguanine synthase QueC — MTSQTSPSVTRALVLFSGGQDSTTCLAWALDRFDRVETIGFDYGQRHAVELSCREKLRIGMASLKEAWALRLGDDHMIDATVLKSLGETAMTHDVAIETTEAGLPSTFVPGRNLLFLTLAGALGVRRGIGVLVGGMCETDYSGYPDCRNDTIQAQAETLRLGLAKPMTIETPLMYIDKAATWAMALEMGGQGLIDLIVEDTHTCYLGDRTHRHDWGYGCGTCPACELRSAGWDRWQASR; from the coding sequence ATGACCTCGCAGACCTCACCCTCCGTCACCCGTGCGCTTGTTCTCTTTTCAGGCGGACAGGATTCCACCACATGCCTGGCCTGGGCGCTTGACCGGTTCGATCGTGTCGAGACGATCGGGTTCGACTACGGCCAGCGGCACGCCGTGGAACTGTCCTGCCGGGAGAAGCTCCGTATCGGCATGGCCAGCCTGAAAGAGGCCTGGGCATTGCGTCTTGGCGACGATCATATGATCGATGCCACCGTCCTCAAGAGCCTTGGGGAAACGGCCATGACTCATGATGTGGCCATCGAGACGACAGAAGCCGGGTTGCCGTCCACCTTTGTCCCGGGCCGCAATCTGTTGTTCCTGACGCTCGCCGGCGCGTTGGGCGTTCGCCGCGGCATTGGCGTGCTTGTTGGCGGCATGTGCGAGACGGATTATTCCGGCTATCCCGATTGCCGGAACGACACGATCCAGGCCCAGGCCGAAACGCTGCGCCTCGGTCTCGCCAAACCGATGACGATCGAAACGCCGCTTATGTATATCGACAAGGCGGCGACCTGGGCGATGGCGCTGGAAATGGGTGGGCAGGGGCTGATCGACCTGATCGTGGAGGATACCCACACCTGTTACCTCGGCGACCGCACCCACCGGCACGATTGGGGATATGGTTGCGGCACCTGTCCGGCTTGCGAACTGCGGTCGGCTGGTTGGGACCGCTGGCAGGCATCGCGATGA
- the queE gene encoding 7-carboxy-7-deazaguanine synthase — protein MTYSVKEAFYTLQGEGAQTGRAAVFLRFAGCNLWSGLERDRAKAVCQFCDTDFVGTDGENGGKYKTPEEVAALVASIWKSNADTAGRPYVVCTGGEPLLQLDPPLIGALHDEGFEIAVETNGTIAAPEGLDWICVSPKANAALVLKKGNELKLVYPQNEAEAQPERFTELDFQHFFLQPKDNSEAARNVQAAAAYCLKNPQWRLSLQTHKLTGLP, from the coding sequence ATGACCTATTCGGTCAAGGAAGCTTTCTACACTCTGCAGGGGGAAGGCGCGCAGACCGGACGCGCCGCTGTGTTCCTGCGGTTTGCCGGCTGCAATCTCTGGAGCGGGCTTGAGCGTGACCGGGCGAAAGCCGTCTGCCAGTTCTGTGACACGGATTTCGTCGGCACCGACGGAGAGAATGGCGGCAAGTACAAAACCCCGGAAGAAGTCGCCGCGCTGGTTGCCTCGATCTGGAAATCGAATGCAGACACCGCCGGCCGGCCCTATGTTGTCTGCACGGGCGGGGAGCCGCTGCTGCAACTGGATCCGCCGCTGATCGGCGCGCTTCATGACGAGGGCTTCGAGATCGCGGTGGAAACCAATGGCACGATCGCGGCGCCGGAGGGGCTCGACTGGATCTGCGTCAGCCCCAAGGCAAATGCGGCGCTCGTCCTGAAAAAGGGCAATGAACTCAAGCTCGTTTACCCACAAAATGAGGCCGAAGCGCAGCCGGAACGGTTCACGGAACTGGACTTTCAGCACTTTTTCCTGCAACCGAAGGACAATTCCGAGGCGGCCCGCAATGTGCAGGCTGCTGCTGCTTACTGTCTGAAGAATCCGCAATGGCGACTGAGCTTGCAAACACACAAACTGACCGGGCTGCCCTGA
- a CDS encoding 6-carboxytetrahydropterin synthase, which yields MFEITKAVHFEAAHFMGGKPEGHPYRNMHGHSFRVEATVAGVVKPGEQWVEDFGHLTDCLNATAEKLDHRLLNEIDGLDVPTLERICLWVAEDLREALPGLKRVALARPSLNERCELVL from the coding sequence GTGTTCGAGATCACCAAGGCGGTGCATTTCGAAGCGGCGCACTTCATGGGCGGCAAGCCGGAAGGGCATCCTTACCGCAACATGCACGGCCACTCTTTCCGCGTGGAAGCGACCGTCGCCGGTGTCGTCAAACCGGGGGAGCAGTGGGTCGAGGATTTCGGCCATCTGACCGATTGCCTGAATGCGACAGCCGAAAAGCTGGATCACAGGCTGCTCAACGAAATCGACGGCCTCGACGTGCCGACGCTGGAGCGGATCTGCCTCTGGGTCGCTGAGGACCTGCGTGAGGCGCTGCCGGGGCTGAAGCGCGTCGCTCTGGCGCGCCCCAGCCTCAACGAGCGGTGTGAGCTCGTCCTTTAA